Proteins from a single region of Rhea pennata isolate bPtePen1 chromosome 4, bPtePen1.pri, whole genome shotgun sequence:
- the LOC134139905 gene encoding histone PARylation factor 1, which yields MTGGGKRRPRGGDAGPEQCEKNGDVKKRRSDQADIPDHLRQEAETCYQLRLPEDFYQFWKFCEELDSEKPSDALVSSVGLKLVGPYDILAGKHKKVKSTDLDFNLHWRFFYDPPEFQTIIAGDGKTQYHMGYFRDVPDELPVWVGANEAKKSCVISQVGDNVFAAVKLFLSNKLKEVTDRKKNAILKDIDEKLTRRAKELGFSLEQKTMKMKQRDKKVVTKTFHGAGLVVPVDKNDVGYRELPETNANLKKICKAIVDAPTDDQRLKAFAPIQEMLTFVQFANDECDYGMGYELGMDLFCYGSHYFHKTVGQLLPLAYSLLKRNLFAEIIQSHLANRREDNVDQLAL from the exons ATGACAGGTGGCGGGaagcggcggccccgcggcggggacgCGGGCCCGGAGCAG tgtgaaaaaaatggagatgtCAAAAAGAGAAGGTCAGATCAGGCTGATATCCCTGATCATCTTCGTCAAGAAGCGGAAACATGTTACCAGCTTCGACTGCCTGAAGACTTCTACCAGTTTTGGAAGTTTTGTGAGGAGCTAGATTCCGAGAAACCGAGTG atgcaCTTGTGTCAAGTGTTGGACTTAAACTGGTTGGACCATATGATATTCTTgctggaaaacacaaaaaagtaaaatcaacaGACCTAGATTTCAATCTTCACTGGAGATTTTTCTATGATCCTCCAGAATTCCAGACTATAATTGCTGGGGATGGCAAAACACAGTATCACATGGGatatttcag GGATGTGCCGGATGAACTGCCAGTGTGGGTTGGTGCAAATGAAGCTAAGAAGAGCTGTGTGATTTCACAAGTTGGTGATAATGTATTTGCTGCAGTCAA attatttttgtcAAATAAACTTAAGGAAGTGActgatagaaagaaaaatgctattctGAAAGACATTGATGAAAAACTAACAAGAAGAGCAAAAGAACTGGGTTTTTCACTTGAACAGAAAACTATGAAGATGAAACAGAGAGATAAGAAA GTGGTGACCAAAACTTTCCATGGAGCAGGCCTTGTTGTTCCTGTAGACAAAAATGATGTTGGATATAGAGAACTTCCAGAAACAAATG ctaatcttaaaaaaatttgtAAGGCCATTGTTGATGCTCCTACTGACGATCAGAGACTGAAAGCTTTTGCCCCCATTCAAGAAATGCTTACTTTCGTCCAGTTTGCTAATGATGAATGTGATTACGGAATGGGATATGAACTGGGCATGGATCTGTTTTGCTATGGATCACAT TACTTTCACAAGACTGTGGgtcagctgctgcctcttgctTACAGCCTGCTGAAGAGGAACCTCTTTGCGGAGATTATCCAGTCGCACCTGGCAAACAGGAGGGAAGACAACGTGGATCAGCTTGCCCTGTGA